The following coding sequences lie in one Kamptonema formosum PCC 6407 genomic window:
- a CDS encoding YcjF family protein encodes MALSRLLILITGFCLILGLMIWLITSLTGLYSQVAWSAPPFLANLLLLLLIFLLGMLIFALFYYWRLLQRPKKNQAKPQLKPKVPAAKVEAAEETLRALRQQVTQIQDEVARQALISRSREIEASLSRGNVEVVVFGTGSAGKTSLINALVGRMAGQVGAPMGTTEVGETYILKLKGLDREILIADTPGILEAGIAGTQREELARQLATEADLLLFVLDNDLRKSEYEPLRTLAEIGKRSLVVFNKTDLYPDSDKETIIARLRQRVKGIVSSMDVVAIAANPQEITLESGDRFKPEPDIMPLIRRMAALLRAEGKDLIADNILLQSQRLGEEAHKLIDAQRRRQADKVVERFQWIGAGVIAVTPLPVVDLLATAAVNAQMVIEIGKIYGTELNIERGRELAMSLAKTLASLGIVAGAIKLVTTALQLNIATFLVGKAIQGVSAAYLTRIAGKSFIEYFRHDQDWGDGGMAEVVQRQFQLNRRGEFMKAFVKDAIARVVEPLTVQPEPEYECQLEERPQPQPEPIVKPPQDDWESNSQNRNEEW; translated from the coding sequence ATGGCCTTGTCTCGCCTCCTCATACTTATTACTGGTTTTTGCCTCATCTTGGGGCTAATGATCTGGCTGATTACGTCCTTAACTGGGCTTTATAGCCAAGTTGCGTGGTCTGCGCCGCCATTTTTGGCGAATTTACTGCTATTGCTGCTAATCTTCCTCTTGGGGATGTTAATTTTTGCCTTATTCTACTACTGGAGGCTGCTACAACGCCCTAAGAAAAATCAAGCAAAACCGCAGTTAAAGCCAAAAGTTCCGGCTGCTAAAGTTGAGGCGGCTGAGGAAACCTTGAGGGCTCTCCGCCAACAGGTGACTCAAATTCAGGATGAGGTAGCGCGTCAAGCTTTAATTTCGCGATCGCGCGAAATCGAAGCCAGTTTGTCTCGTGGTAATGTGGAAGTAGTAGTTTTCGGCACGGGTTCCGCCGGCAAAACCTCTCTAATTAACGCACTGGTGGGCCGGATGGCGGGACAAGTAGGCGCACCAATGGGCACTACGGAAGTCGGAGAAACTTATATCCTGAAGCTGAAAGGATTAGATAGAGAAATTTTAATCGCAGATACGCCAGGAATTCTAGAAGCAGGAATTGCAGGAACTCAGAGAGAAGAATTAGCGCGACAACTGGCGACAGAAGCAGATTTATTACTGTTTGTCTTAGACAACGACTTGCGAAAATCTGAGTACGAACCGCTGCGGACTTTGGCAGAAATTGGCAAGCGATCGCTCGTAGTTTTCAACAAAACTGACCTTTATCCTGATAGCGATAAAGAAACCATTATCGCACGGCTAAGGCAGCGGGTGAAAGGCATCGTCAGCAGCATGGATGTAGTCGCGATCGCAGCTAACCCCCAAGAAATTACCCTCGAATCCGGCGACCGATTTAAACCAGAACCCGATATCATGCCATTAATTCGGCGCATGGCTGCTTTATTACGAGCCGAAGGCAAAGACTTAATTGCTGATAACATTCTCCTACAATCTCAGCGTTTAGGAGAAGAAGCCCACAAATTAATAGATGCCCAGCGGCGACGACAAGCGGATAAAGTAGTAGAGCGGTTTCAGTGGATCGGTGCGGGAGTAATTGCAGTAACGCCCTTGCCAGTAGTGGATTTATTAGCCACAGCAGCCGTGAATGCCCAAATGGTAATAGAAATTGGCAAGATTTACGGGACTGAATTAAATATAGAGCGCGGGCGAGAATTGGCGATGTCCCTAGCAAAAACTTTAGCAAGTTTAGGAATTGTTGCAGGCGCGATTAAATTAGTGACAACGGCCCTTCAGCTTAATATTGCCACTTTTCTAGTAGGTAAGGCAATTCAAGGGGTAAGTGCTGCTTATTTGACGCGGATTGCTGGTAAGAGTTTTATTGAATATTTTCGCCACGATCAAGATTGGGGTGATGGTGGGATGGCCGAGGTAGTACAGCGACAGTTTCAGTTAAATCGGCGCGGGGAGTTTATGAAAGCCTTCGTAAAAGATGCGATCGCGCGAGTTGTAGAACCGCTGACAGTTCAACCAGAACCAGAATATGAATGTCAACTAGAAGAGCGACCACAACCACAACCAGAACCAATTGTTAAACCTCCTCAAGACGATTGGGAAAGCAATAGCCAAAATAGGAATGAAGAGTGGTAA